The Nocardia sp. NBC_00508 nucleotide sequence AGATGTCCGAACCGCAACCGCTGCTCCAACGGGCGCCCGTGCAGTAGCGCCGCGAGATATCCGCCCGCGAAGGCGTCACCCGCGCCGATCCGCTCGGCCACCTCCAGCGCGAGCGCGGGCACTTCGCCGCGCTGCGCACCGGCGAATCCGGTGACCGAATGTTCGTTGTTCTTGACGATCAGCTGCTGCGGCTGCGGGAACAGCGCGCGCAATTCGTCCGCGTCACCGGTACCGAACACCTCCTCGGCCTCGTCGGCGCCGAGGAACACCACATCGCAGCCGCGGACATGCCGCGCCAGCACATCGGCCGCCTGCTCGGTCCGGCCGGTCCACAGCGCGGGGCGGAAGTTCAGGTCGAAGCTGACCAGCCTGCCGTGCCGGGGAAGCGCGATGATGGCTTCGGTGAGTGCCGTCGCCGTCGCCGACAGCGCCGTGGTGATTCCGGTGAAATGCACGATGTCGCAGCGGTCGAGCAGTTCGGCCGCCGCGGTCGCGGCGAGATCGTCCGCGGACAGCGCGCTGCCCGCGGAACCGGTGCGGTAGTACAGCATTCGGCTGGCCCGCTCCGCCAGATCGGTGGCCTTGCCCGAGCCGCTGCCGCGTTCCTTGACATACACCGCCGTCGGCCGGGCTTGATCGGTGACGACCGCCGCGACGTTCACGCCGTGCGCGGCCAGATGCCCGACCAGATACCGGCCGAACCCGTCCTCGCCGACCCGGGACAGCCACGCGGCGTCGACGCCGAGCTGGGCGAGCACGGTGGCGACATTCGCCTCGGCGCCACCGGCGGTCCGTTCGAACGTGTCCGACTCCTCCAGCGGGCCGGGGCGTGCGACCAGGACGGCGAGTCCCTCGCCGA carries:
- a CDS encoding sugar kinase, which codes for MTWPTSGRPRAVTVGEGLAVLVARPGPLEESDTFERTAGGAEANVATVLAQLGVDAAWLSRVGEDGFGRYLVGHLAAHGVNVAAVVTDQARPTAVYVKERGSGSGKATDLAERASRMLYYRTGSAGSALSADDLAATAAAELLDRCDIVHFTGITTALSATATALTEAIIALPRHGRLVSFDLNFRPALWTGRTEQAADVLARHVRGCDVVFLGADEAEEVFGTGDADELRALFPQPQQLIVKNNEHSVTGFAGAQRGEVPALALEVAERIGAGDAFAGGYLAALLHGRPLEQRLRFGHLCAAAALTGTGDVAKLPPPDVLAALSTRDRSDWARIRYPDAVMTENVAS